From a region of the Daphnia pulicaria isolate SC F1-1A chromosome 1, SC_F0-13Bv2, whole genome shotgun sequence genome:
- the LOC124320260 gene encoding peroxidase-like — MAMLRGVVGVFVASFLFAVANSEAYGTYTPVYTPVYIPVEIVYYCPKVGGLESRCRPIRDCAVWHDLVESTPGTACQLSDGYPGACCPDLPYNYNGKALKEPVTCDPNVELESHVQCLDVFSINAAAAAGNFQLRLNVENENRVSSNGIEVRPGSSRATHQRFFGSSEETRGINKEAQVGLETAVHIIQRFKIDSKQVPCALSRFKYEDTDLADKCETLDVKCNETQLNSPFRTLDGSCNNVENLIWGRSNSQYMRMLNSEFNDGVQEPRKAKNGEKLPSPRLVSISVVHDLDKPSETGTVWLMQYGQLLDHDMVQSQERTLENGNPIACCADDGTHLSAQDLNSHCFPIDIGEDDPFYSKFNRTCLSFVRSKLACRNDRRFGAVEQMNANTHFLDLSLVYGSDAATAAELRANSSGKLNVTSRGGDLDLLPPSGDSSPLSAPCTLPKEVSGIDPPADVKCFKAGDIRPDVTPTMAVTQTIFLREHNRLAEELAKLNPHWDDERLYQEARRILIAQAQHITYNEWLPIIIGREKMQELGLLPLQNGFSSDYDKTLNPGILNAFVGAAFRFGHSMVQGKPQLVNHQRVIEREILLRHHFFKPQEVYTPGNLDKFLIGLATQPSQKVDAYFTEELTNHLFEETGKGFGLDLVALNIQRGRDHGLKTYNSYRELCGYKRAVDFDDLTDLFHPNLIERFKKLYSSVDDIDLFIAGVNEAKPRNSYVGPTFQCIIANQFLNLKRGDRYFYDLQGQPGSFSKEQLNEIRKTSMARLVCDNSKVYTLQPNVFKIVCDVNPLVSCDSYSIPRLDLRPWQENSKKISYEKRY; from the exons ATGGCGATGTTACGAGGGGTCGTTGGGGTGTTTGTGGCGAGTTTCCTCTTTGCTGTGGCAAACTCGGAGGCGTATGGAACTTACACTCCTGTCTACACTCCTGTCTACATACCCGTGGAAATAGTCTACTATTGTCCAAAAGTCGGTGGTTTAGAGTCGCGCTGCCGACCCATTCGAGATTGCGCTGTGTGGCACGATCTTGTTGAGTCCACTCCCGGTACAGCCTGTCAACTCTCGGATGGATATCCCGGCGCCTGTTGCCCCGACCTTCCTTACAATT ATAATGGGAAGGCATTAAAGGAACCAGTCACCTGCGATCCTAATGTGGAACTAGAATCCCACGTCCAGTGTCTCGACGTTTTCTCCAtcaacgctgctgctgccgccggaaATTTTCAACTTAGATTGAACGTGGAAAACGAAAATCGTGTCTCTAGTAACGGTATCGAAGTTAGGCCAGGTTCTTCTCGTGCTACTCACCAACGTTTCTTCGGATCATCGGAGGAGACTCGAGGAATCAACAAAGAAGCTCAAGTTGGACTTGAAACTGCAGTTCACATTATTCAAAG ATTTAAAATTGATTCTAAGCAAGTTCCCTGTGCTTTGTCGAGATTCAAATATGAGGATACGGATTTGGCTGATAAGTGTGAGACATTAGATGTCAAATGTAATGAAACTCAATTGAATTCTCCTTTCCGAACTCTGGATGGTTCGTGCAACAACGTCGAGAACTTGATTTGGGGTCGTTCAAATTCCCAGTACATGCGCATGCTCAACTCAGAATTCAACGAtg GTGTACAGGAGCCGCGAAAGGCTAAGAACGGAGAGAAACTACCAAG CCCTCGTTTGGTGTCCATTTCTGTGGTTCACGATTTAGACAAGCCCAGCGAGACTGGAACTGTATGGCTCATGCAATACGGACAACTTCTAGATCA CGACATGGTACAATCTCAAGAACGGACAC ttGAAAACGGAAACCCAATCGCTTGCTGTGCCGATGACGGAACACATCTTTCAGCACAAGATCTCAATAGCCACTGTTTTCCAATTGATATTGGGGAAGATGATCCATTTTACTCCAAATTCAACAGAACTTGCCTGTCGTTTGTCCGATCTAAACTTGCG TGCAGAAATGATCGCCGTTTTGGTGCAGTGGAGCAG ATGAATGCCAACACCCACTTCTTGGATCTGTCACTCGTGTATGGCTCCGACGCTGCGACAGCGGCTGAATTGCGAGCAAACAGCAGCGGAAAACTGAACGTGACTTCGAGAGGGGGCGATTTAGATTTATTACCGCCCAGTGGTGACAGCAGTCCCTTGAGTGCTCCCTGCACGTTGCCCAAGGAAGTGTCCGGAATAGATCCGCCAGCGGATGTCAAATGCTTCaaagcag GCGATATTCGACCCGATGTAACTCCCACCATGGCTGTCACGCAAACTATTTTCTTGCGTGAGCACAACAGACTTGCAGAAGAGCTTGCCAAGTTGAACCCGCACTGGGATGACGAGCGACTCTACCAGGAGGCCAGACGCATTCTGATCGCACAAGCTCAGCACATCACCTACAACGAATGGCTGCCCATCATAATTGGTCGAGAGAAGATGCAGGAACTTGGTCTACTGCCTCTTCAAAATGGGTTCAGCAGTGATTACGACAAAACACTGAATCCCGGCATCTTAAACGCATTTGTTGGAGCAGCTTTCCGATTCGGTCACTCGATGGTTCAGGGCAAACCTCA ATTGGTCAATCATCAGAGagtgatagagagagagatcctgTTACGTCATCACTTTTTCAAACCACAAGAAGTTTACACACCTGGAAATCTGGATAAATTCCTTATCGGCCTGGCTACTCAACCCAGCCAAAAAGTGGATGCCTATTTTACGGAAGAG CTTACCAATCACTTGTTTGAAGAAACCGGCAAGGGTTTCGGCTTGGATTTAGTGGCCCTCAACATTCAACGTGGACGTGATCACG GTTTGAAAACTTATAATTCTTATCGGGAACTTTGTGGCTATAAGCGCGCGGTAGATTTCGACGATTTAACCGACCTCTTCCACCCTAAT CTCATCGAGCGTTTCAAAAAGTTGTATTCTTCTGTGGACGACATTGACTTGTTTATTGCGGGAGTCAACGAAGCCAAACCAAGAAACTCTTACGTGGGCCCCACCTTCCAATGTATTATAGCCAACCAGTTTTTGAACCTCAAACGAGGTGATCGCTACTTCTACGATCTTCAAGGACAACCCGGTTCATTTTCTAAAG AACAATTGAATGAAATTCGGAAAACTAGCATGGCCCGGTTAGTTTGCGATAACAGCAAAGTCTATACTCTCCAGCCGAATGTCTTTAAGATCGTTTGTGACGT AAATCCGCTCGTCAGTTGCGACTCTTATTCTATTCCTCGACTGGATCTGCGCCCATGGCAAGAAAATTCTAAGAAAATCTCTTACGAAAAAAGatactga
- the LOC124320265 gene encoding peroxidase-like translates to MMSKLIIRTVVMGLLVLSVAAYGNQYYAPTPPPYKAYQTCPAMGGYASKCRPAEDCSVWYDLVVATPKADCKLTDGNAGICCPDLPYNGNGVLIQQKKNQHFNSNFKLDIATVEKAITAGKAKVTCLVDTQSCLVNSQVVVRPGSSGSAQAFFSRTSQNVIKLSRGALPATFAAEQLVKQFQSETVSAQQVASAFSQISLRDTSLSGICPANPPCNNPRSPFRTLDGSCNNIANSIWGRSSTQYIRLTESDYDDGVSAPRKAKNWRQGRELPSPRLVSISVVHDDNSPSDSTTLWTMQFGQFLDHDLVSTPATPDTITCCTSDGKPLTADKLDPVKCLPISIPQDDPFYSQFGQTCMQFLRSDGAPRLDCRFGSREQMNANTHFLDLSVVYGSDDKTAEDLRTKENGKLKVSPLRNHHEKFLLPPGESPLGRPCSLAREISGVEESSEIKCFNAGDGRSSVTPSMAVTQTVFLREHNRLTDELAKLNPSWNDERLYQEARRILIAQAQHITYNEWLPVVIGRKKMQELGLLPLQSGFSQSYDANLNPAITNEFVAAAFRFGHSLVQGRYSLFNEQRQKVGTEKVLRQHFFRTQEVYTPGNLDKFLISLATTPVQNVDNGFTVELTNHLFEDPAQRFGADLVALNIQRGRDHGIPSYNAYREMCGLKKASNFDDLCDTIPSVIINRFKMLYDSVDDIDLFIAGVSERVAEGALVGPTFQCMIGQQFLRIKRGDRYFYDLSGQAGSFTQAQLDEIRKVSLARLVCDNSRVEKFQPLIFKSVSATNPIVDCKSSSIPSMSLLPWK, encoded by the exons ATGATGTCGAAGTTGATCATTAGAACAGTTGTAATGGGCTTATTGGTGCTCTCTGTTGCCGCTTACGGAAATCAATATTATGCTCCAACTCCTCCGCCTTATAAGGCCTATCAAACTTGTCCTGCGATGGGCGGTTACGCGTCGAAATGTCGCCCAGCCGAAGATTGCTCTGTGTGGTACGATCTCGTTGTGGCCACTCCTAAGGCAGACTGCAAATTAACCGATGGCAATGCAGGCATCTGCTGCCCGGATCTTCCTTACAATG GCAATGGAGTgctcattcaacaaaaaaaaaatcaacatttcAATTCGAACTTTAAGCTTGACATTGCAACTGTCGAGAAAGCTATCACAGCAGGCAAAGCAAAGGTGACGTGTTTGGTTGATACCCAAAGTTGCCTCGTTAACAGCCAGGTGGTAGTCAGGCCCGGCTCGTCAGGTTCTGCGCAAGCTTTCTTCTCTCGAACATCACAGAATGTTATTAAGCTCAGTCGCGGTGCGCTGCCTGCTACTTTTGCTGCCGAGCaacttgtaaaacagtttCAATC TGAAACAGTTTCGGCGCAACAGGTTGCATCTGCCTTTTCCCAAATCAGCCTCAGAGATACGAGTTTGTCTGGCATATGTCCCGCCAATCCACCCTGCAATAATCCCCGTTCTCCCTTCCGAACGCTGGACGGTTCGTGTAATAACATCGCAAATTCCATTTGGGGAAGATCATCAACCCAGTATATACGTCTTACTGAATCCGATTACGACGACG GTGTGTCGGCACCAAGGAAGGCTAAAAACTGGCGTCAAGGCCGTGAACTTCCCAG CCCCCGATTGGTGTCCATTTCCGTAGTTCACGATGATAACTCTCCTAGCGATTCGACTACTTTATGGACCATGCAATTTGGTCAATTTCTGGACCA cgATTTAGTATCAACTCCGGCAACCCCCGACA CCATAACGTGTTGTACGAGCGATGGTAAACCGTTGACAGCGGATAAACTCGATCCTGTAAAATGCTTGCCCATTTCGATCCCGCAGGACGATCCATTTTACTCTCAGTTCGGACAAACTTGCATGCAGTTCCTCCGCTCAGATGGAGCTCCAAGATTGGATTGCAGATTTGGTAGCAGGGAGCAG atgAACGCTAATACGCACTTTTTGGATCTGTCGGTTGTCTACGGTTCGGACGATAAAACGGCTGAAGATTTACGGACAAAAGAGAACGGAAAATTAAAGGTGAGCCCCTTGAGGAATCACCACGAGAAATTCTTGCTACCACCTGGAGAAAGTCCACTTGGAAGACCTTGCAGTCTAGCTAGAGAAATTTCCGGTGTTGAAGAATCCAGCGAAATCAAATGTTTCAACGCAG GTGACGGTCGATCAAGCGTGACTCCTAGCATGGCCGTTACGCAAACTGTTTTCCTACGTGAGCACAACAGACTGACAGATGAGCTAGCCAAATTGAACCCGTCATGGAACGACGAGCGTCTCTACCAGGAGGCCAGGCGCATTCTGATCGCACAAGCGCAACACATTACCTACAACGAATGGCTACCTGTCGTCATCGGTAGAAAAAAGATGCAAGAACTTGGCCTGTTACCTCTTCAAAGTGGGTTCAGTCAAAGTTACGACGCCAATCTAAATCCAGCCATCACCAATGAATTCGTTGCCGCCGCTTTCCGTTTCGGCCACTCGCTCGTTCAAGGAAGATACAG TTTATTCAATGAACAGAGGCAGAAGGTGGGGACTGAAAAAGTTTTACGCCAACACTTTTTCAGAACACAAGAGGTTTACACCCCGGGGAATCTCGACAAGTTTCTCATATCTTTAGCTACAACACCAGTTCAAAATGTAGACAACGGTTTCACCGTAGAG CTCACTAACCACTTGTTCGAAGATCCCGCCCAGCGCTTCGGTGCCGATTTAGTTGCTCTCAACATTCAACGTGGTCGTGAtcacg GTATACCTAGCTACAATGCTTATCGTGAGATGTGCGGTCTCAAAAAAGCATCAAATTTCGATGATCTCTGTGACACAATACCCAGCGTG ATTATCAATCGCTTTAAAATGCTATACGACTCAGTCGATGATATTGATCTGTTTATCGCTGGTGTTTCCGAGCGAGTTGCCGAAGGTGCCTTGGTAGGCCCCACATTCCAGTGTATGATTGGCCAACAGTTTTTGAGAATCAAGCGGGGTGATCGATATTTCTACGATCTTTCGGGACAGGCCGGTTCATTCACACAAG CTCAATTGGACGAAATTCGTAAAGTCAGTCTGGCACGTCTAGTCTGCGACAACAGCCGCGTCGAGAAATTCCAGCCACTGATCTTCAAATCTGTATCTGCCAC TAACCCGATCGTTGACTGTAAATCGTCTTCCATTCCGAGTATGAGTCTACTTCCGTGGAAATAA